One genomic segment of Ferrimonas sp. YFM includes these proteins:
- the acpP gene encoding acyl carrier protein: MSNIEERVKKIIVEQLGVKEEDVKAEASFVDDLGADSLDTVELVMALEEEFDTEIPDEEAEKITTVQAAIDYVTANQ; the protein is encoded by the coding sequence ATGAGCAACATCGAAGAACGAGTTAAGAAGATTATCGTTGAACAGCTGGGCGTAAAAGAAGAAGACGTTAAGGCTGAAGCTTCTTTCGTTGACGATCTGGGTGCTGATTCTCTGGACACCGTTGAGCTGGTTATGGCTCTGGAAGAGGAGTTCGATACCGAGATTCCTGACGAGGAAGCCGAGAAGATCACCACCGTTCAGGCTGCGATCGACTACGTTACTGCTAACCAGTAA
- the plsX gene encoding phosphate acyltransferase PlsX: protein MTHLTLALDTMGGDHGPHVTVPAALQALSVYADLHLILVGDRPTILSIMRQRQACESERLRILHAEQVVQMGDKPLHALRRLKHSSMRLALDLVANGQAHACVSAGNTGALMTMAKVVLKTLPGVDRPALVTALPTMTGDPVYLMDLGANASCDSHALFQFAVMGSVLAEQVAGKTNPRVALLNIGTEEIKGNDQVQQASGLLQSTPHINYTGYVEGDRIFSGEADVIVCDGFVGNVTLKTTEGIARLLMHQIAQSVKRNPLARCLSWLLKGRLKKLFLQMNPDHYNGASLLGLRHIVVKSHGNADELAFLRAVEEAMTEVQRQVPGKIEAQLESVLLEKSC from the coding sequence TTGACTCATCTAACCCTAGCGTTAGATACCATGGGGGGCGATCACGGCCCCCATGTCACAGTGCCTGCAGCTTTGCAGGCATTGTCGGTTTACGCCGACCTTCATCTGATCCTCGTGGGCGACCGCCCCACCATCCTCTCTATTATGCGTCAGCGTCAGGCCTGTGAATCAGAACGCCTGAGGATTCTGCACGCCGAGCAGGTGGTTCAGATGGGCGATAAGCCGCTGCATGCCCTGCGTCGACTCAAGCACAGCTCCATGCGACTGGCCCTGGATCTCGTGGCCAATGGCCAGGCTCACGCCTGCGTCAGTGCCGGAAATACCGGTGCCCTGATGACCATGGCCAAGGTGGTGCTGAAAACTCTGCCTGGTGTCGACCGCCCCGCTTTAGTGACCGCGTTGCCCACCATGACGGGTGACCCGGTCTATCTGATGGATCTCGGTGCCAACGCCAGTTGCGACTCTCATGCGCTGTTTCAGTTTGCCGTGATGGGTTCGGTGCTCGCCGAGCAGGTGGCAGGTAAGACCAACCCCAGGGTTGCCCTGCTGAATATTGGTACCGAAGAGATCAAAGGAAATGATCAGGTTCAGCAGGCATCCGGCCTGCTGCAGTCCACACCGCACATTAACTACACCGGGTATGTGGAGGGTGACCGCATCTTCTCCGGCGAGGCCGACGTGATTGTCTGCGACGGCTTTGTGGGGAACGTTACCCTGAAGACCACGGAGGGGATAGCCCGCCTGTTGATGCACCAGATAGCTCAGTCGGTTAAGCGGAATCCGCTGGCCCGCTGTCTGAGCTGGCTGCTCAAGGGCAGGCTGAAAAAGCTGTTTTTGCAAATGAACCCCGACCACTATAACGGTGCGAGTCTGTTAGGATTGCGCCATATTGTGGTGAAGAGCCACGGTAATGCTGATGAGCTGGCCTTTCTGCGCGCTGTCGAAGAAGCCATGACAGAGGTTCAAAGGCAAGTGCCTGGCAAGATTGAAGCTCAACTCGAGTCGGTGTTACTAGAAAAGTCCTGTTGA
- the fabG gene encoding 3-oxoacyl-ACP reductase FabG — protein MSISMDLSGKIALVTGASRGIGRAIAEQLVAAGAKVIGTATSERGAGAISDYLGDNGQGMVLNVTEQASIDELFAAIKAEHGDIDILVNNAGITRDNLMMRMKEDEWNDIIDTNLTSVFRTSKAVLRAMMKKRNGRIINIGSVVGTMGNAGQANYSAAKAGLLGFTKSLAQEVASRGITVNAVAPGFIQTDMTDELTEDQKQGIMGQVPVARLGQPQEIADAVVFLASDRASYITGETLHVNGGMVMA, from the coding sequence ATGAGCATTAGTATGGATCTGAGCGGCAAGATCGCCCTGGTCACCGGCGCCAGCCGTGGCATCGGTCGTGCCATTGCTGAGCAACTGGTAGCAGCCGGAGCCAAGGTGATTGGTACCGCCACCAGCGAGCGTGGCGCGGGCGCCATCAGCGACTACCTGGGCGACAACGGCCAGGGTATGGTACTGAATGTGACCGAACAGGCCTCCATCGATGAACTTTTTGCGGCAATTAAGGCCGAACATGGTGACATCGATATTCTGGTGAACAACGCCGGCATCACCCGTGACAACCTGATGATGCGGATGAAAGAGGATGAGTGGAACGATATCATCGACACCAACCTCACCTCAGTGTTCCGCACCTCCAAGGCGGTACTGCGTGCCATGATGAAGAAGCGCAACGGTCGCATCATCAACATCGGCTCCGTAGTCGGCACCATGGGTAACGCCGGTCAGGCCAACTACAGCGCCGCCAAAGCGGGTCTGCTGGGCTTCACCAAGTCACTGGCTCAGGAAGTGGCCAGCCGTGGTATCACAGTGAATGCTGTGGCTCCCGGTTTCATCCAGACCGATATGACTGACGAGCTTACCGAAGACCAGAAACAGGGAATCATGGGCCAGGTGCCTGTAGCCCGTCTGGGTCAGCCGCAAGAGATTGCTGACGCAGTTGTATTTTTGGCTTCCGATCGTGCAAGCTATATCACTGGTGAAACTTTGCATGTCAACGGTGGGATGGTGATGGCCTAA
- a CDS encoding type II secretion system F family protein, with protein MIYLAIALAFAALLAWLLTQAVQGRSREARIRGYLQPRNAKGATWVTKLMSKLSQNQEADIQQKLLDAGIYQGSWARYFLPAKYGLLFIAMAAIAFSSLSGTHKMMAAALTLVAIIVLPDLYLGMRKKWLIAKTARQLPYMLDMMAVCIQTGMTIEAAFRYLGDELQAFDKDLCYQIRKTSDAAAVKGLEKALHDLSERVPTPEIRSFAFTLIQNLQYGTSIAQVLSDLSEDMRRMQVLSVEEKIGKLSAKMSVPLIILIMMPIVILILAPGISQLMLNFQ; from the coding sequence ATGATCTATCTGGCCATCGCCCTCGCCTTTGCCGCCCTGCTGGCCTGGCTGTTGACTCAGGCGGTGCAGGGTCGCAGCCGCGAAGCGCGCATCCGCGGCTACCTGCAACCAAGAAATGCCAAGGGCGCCACCTGGGTCACCAAGCTGATGAGCAAGCTCAGCCAGAACCAGGAGGCGGACATTCAACAAAAACTGCTGGATGCTGGCATCTACCAGGGCAGCTGGGCACGTTACTTTCTCCCCGCCAAGTATGGCCTGCTCTTCATTGCCATGGCCGCCATCGCCTTTTCGTCCCTGAGCGGTACACACAAGATGATGGCCGCTGCCCTGACCCTGGTGGCCATCATTGTGCTGCCGGATCTCTACCTGGGGATGAGGAAAAAATGGCTCATCGCCAAAACCGCCCGTCAGCTGCCCTACATGCTGGATATGATGGCGGTGTGCATCCAGACCGGCATGACCATAGAAGCGGCTTTCCGCTACCTGGGGGATGAACTCCAGGCCTTCGACAAGGATCTCTGCTACCAGATCCGCAAGACCTCGGATGCGGCAGCGGTCAAAGGGCTGGAAAAAGCCCTGCACGACCTGTCCGAACGGGTACCCACTCCGGAGATCCGCTCCTTCGCCTTTACCCTGATTCAGAACCTGCAGTACGGCACCTCCATCGCTCAGGTGCTGTCCGACCTGTCCGAGGATATGCGCCGGATGCAGGTACTCTCGGTGGAGGAGAAGATCGGCAAGCTGTCCGCCAAGATGAGTGTTCCTCTGATCATCCTGATAATGATGCCAATTGTAATCCTGATCCTTGCCCCTGGTATCAGTCAATTAATGTTGAATTTCCAATGA
- the fabF gene encoding beta-ketoacyl-ACP synthase II: MTKRRIVVTGLGAVTPVGHDVDTTWANLLAGKSGVTPITHFDASEFAVRFSASVKDFDIEAYLSKKDARKMDLFIQYGMAASIQAMRDSGIEVTEDNAHRIGAAIGAGMGGLQLIEANHDQFKKSGPRRISPFFVPSTIINMIAGHLSIMYGFTGPNIAITTACTTGVHNIGHAARMIAYGDADVMVAGGAEMATTELGVGGFAAAKALSTRNDDPTKASRPWDKDRDGFVIGDGAGVIVLEEYEHAKARGAKIYAELVGFGMSGDAHHMTSPPADGRGGAAAMRNALNDGDVAPEKVGYINAHGTSTPAGDIAEVNGVKSVFGDHAYKLMMGSTKSMTGHLLGAAGSAEAIFTILALHDQKVPPTINLENPDDGCDLDFVGPVAREAELEYALCNSFGFGGTNGSLLFKKA, from the coding sequence ATGACCAAGCGCCGTATCGTAGTCACTGGCCTGGGTGCCGTGACTCCTGTCGGACATGATGTGGACACCACCTGGGCCAACCTGCTGGCCGGTAAGAGTGGCGTAACCCCCATCACCCACTTTGACGCCAGCGAGTTTGCTGTGCGTTTCTCTGCCTCAGTCAAAGATTTTGATATCGAGGCTTATCTTTCCAAGAAAGATGCCCGCAAGATGGATCTGTTCATCCAGTATGGTATGGCAGCGTCTATCCAGGCGATGCGCGACAGCGGCATCGAGGTGACCGAAGACAATGCCCACCGTATTGGCGCCGCTATCGGTGCTGGTATGGGTGGTTTGCAGCTGATCGAGGCCAATCACGACCAGTTCAAGAAATCTGGTCCTCGCCGGATCTCCCCCTTCTTCGTGCCCTCCACCATCATCAATATGATTGCTGGCCACCTGTCCATCATGTATGGCTTTACCGGCCCCAACATCGCCATTACCACCGCCTGTACCACAGGGGTGCACAATATCGGCCATGCGGCGCGCATGATCGCCTATGGTGATGCGGACGTTATGGTTGCCGGCGGTGCCGAGATGGCCACCACCGAGCTGGGCGTGGGCGGTTTTGCGGCCGCCAAGGCACTTTCCACCCGCAACGACGACCCCACCAAGGCCAGCCGCCCCTGGGACAAAGACCGTGATGGCTTTGTGATCGGTGACGGTGCCGGCGTAATCGTGCTGGAAGAGTACGAACACGCCAAGGCCCGTGGCGCCAAGATCTACGCCGAGCTGGTCGGCTTTGGCATGAGCGGCGATGCTCACCACATGACCTCGCCACCGGCGGACGGTCGTGGCGGTGCTGCTGCCATGCGTAACGCCCTGAACGATGGCGACGTTGCGCCAGAGAAGGTGGGTTACATCAACGCTCACGGCACCTCCACCCCGGCCGGCGACATCGCCGAAGTGAACGGTGTGAAGTCTGTGTTCGGTGATCACGCCTACAAGCTGATGATGGGCTCCACCAAGTCCATGACCGGTCACCTGCTGGGTGCGGCGGGATCTGCTGAAGCGATCTTCACCATCCTGGCTCTGCACGACCAGAAAGTGCCGCCAACCATCAACCTGGAAAACCCCGATGACGGGTGTGACCTGGACTTCGTTGGCCCTGTGGCCCGCGAGGCGGAGCTGGAGTATGCCCTGTGCAACTCCTTCGGCTTCGGTGGTACCAACGGCTCTCTGCTGTTCAAGAAAGCCTGA
- a CDS encoding OmpA family protein codes for MTHRLTLLTLTLLSLPVVADDTLNARIAQLCATDSLEVRHNVAIAPVVAMGHHRDGQLQIRQDGSALASELAKSTQMIDLGSDCLEMLKQAGIAKDAPLARIYFDFDRSDLTPASRTILGELAQRINAQPLTITGHTDSTGTESYNQQLGLARAEHTAEALSQLGMERDKLTTDSKGESTPLKDNGTREGRAANRRVEIHKL; via the coding sequence ATGACCCACAGACTGACCTTGCTTACCTTGACCCTGCTGAGCCTGCCAGTAGTGGCCGATGACACCCTCAACGCCCGCATCGCCCAGCTGTGTGCCACCGACAGCCTGGAGGTGCGCCATAACGTCGCCATAGCGCCCGTGGTGGCCATGGGCCATCACAGGGATGGCCAACTGCAGATTCGCCAGGACGGCTCCGCTCTGGCCTCAGAGCTGGCCAAGAGCACTCAGATGATTGACCTGGGCAGCGACTGCCTGGAGATGCTCAAGCAGGCTGGCATCGCCAAGGATGCCCCTCTGGCCCGCATCTACTTCGACTTTGACCGCAGCGACCTGACTCCGGCCTCCCGCACCATCCTGGGTGAGCTGGCCCAGCGCATCAACGCTCAGCCTCTGACCATCACCGGTCATACCGACAGCACAGGCACTGAGAGCTACAACCAGCAGCTGGGGCTGGCCCGGGCCGAGCATACCGCCGAGGCCCTCTCGCAACTGGGTATGGAGCGCGACAAGCTGACCACCGACAGCAAGGGAGAATCCACCCCCCTCAAGGACAACGGCACTCGAGAGGGGCGGGCCGCCAACCGCCGGGTGGAGATCCACAAGTTGTAG
- the rpmF gene encoding 50S ribosomal protein L32: MAVQQNKVTRSRRGMRRSHDALTTCQLSVDATSGETHRRHHVTADGYYRGKKVINK; encoded by the coding sequence ATGGCCGTACAACAGAATAAAGTTACCCGTTCACGTCGCGGTATGCGTCGTTCTCACGATGCGCTGACCACTTGCCAGCTGTCTGTGGACGCAACTTCCGGTGAAACCCACCGTCGCCACCACGTAACCGCTGACGGTTACTACCGTGGTAAAAAGGTAATCAACAAGTAA
- the tadF gene encoding tight adherence pilus pseudopilin TadF: protein MSSIRASVHQQQGAFAIEMAFVLAFLVTLFLFSADLSQQVLNRAKLDRVSYSLVNLVKERQRFYAEREPLSRADFLQIQEIAARLLHKSTAEEQDQFGISVQSLVEGTQVSFSKTFAGDTPCVPDNNISTLSELVPENDAGKRFPLYQVTLCMTSSSWYDKAIGQHLISATSVMPGR, encoded by the coding sequence ATGAGTAGTATCCGCGCCTCTGTCCACCAACAGCAGGGGGCCTTTGCCATCGAGATGGCCTTTGTGCTGGCTTTTCTGGTCACCCTGTTCCTGTTCAGTGCCGATCTCTCCCAGCAGGTGCTGAACCGGGCCAAGCTGGACAGGGTCAGCTACTCCCTGGTGAATCTGGTCAAGGAGCGTCAGCGTTTCTACGCAGAGCGGGAGCCCCTGAGCCGGGCCGACTTCCTGCAGATTCAAGAGATCGCCGCCCGGCTGCTGCACAAGAGCACCGCAGAGGAACAGGACCAGTTCGGCATCTCGGTTCAATCTCTGGTGGAGGGAACTCAGGTGAGCTTCAGCAAGACCTTTGCCGGTGACACCCCCTGTGTGCCTGACAACAACATCTCAACCCTCAGTGAGCTGGTTCCGGAGAACGATGCGGGCAAACGCTTTCCCCTTTATCAGGTGACCCTGTGCATGACCTCCAGCTCCTGGTACGACAAAGCCATAGGTCAGCACCTGATTTCCGCCACCTCAGTGATGCCGGGGAGATAA
- a CDS encoding beta-ketoacyl-ACP synthase III — protein MYTKILGTGSYLPTQIRTNADLEKMVDTSDEWILERTGIRSRHIATGDENVSTMSHRAAVKALEMAGIDASELDMIICGTCSAPNSFPSAACEVQELLGIGSIPAFDVAAACSGFIYALAVADQFVKSGACKKVLVIGADALADMCDPDDRTTVILFGDGAGAAVVGASEEPGVLSTHIHADGRQGPLLKAAAPARSKTPRATSSDEYMFMKGNEVFKHAVTRLAEVVEETLEANQMDRSEIDWLVPHNANYRILKATAKKLNMGMDQVVLTLAEHGNTSAASVPIALDVAVRDGRIQRGQVLLLEAFGAGFAWGSALIRF, from the coding sequence ATGTATACAAAAATTTTAGGTACTGGGAGCTACCTGCCCACCCAGATCCGCACCAATGCTGATCTGGAAAAGATGGTGGATACCTCCGATGAGTGGATTCTGGAACGTACCGGCATCCGTTCACGCCACATCGCCACCGGCGATGAAAATGTCTCCACCATGAGCCATCGCGCCGCGGTGAAAGCTCTGGAGATGGCCGGCATTGATGCCTCCGAGTTGGATATGATCATCTGCGGCACCTGCAGTGCCCCCAACTCCTTCCCCTCCGCCGCCTGTGAGGTTCAGGAACTGCTGGGTATTGGCAGCATTCCCGCCTTTGACGTGGCCGCTGCCTGCAGTGGCTTCATCTATGCACTGGCCGTGGCGGACCAGTTTGTTAAATCCGGTGCCTGCAAGAAGGTGCTGGTGATTGGTGCCGATGCCCTGGCAGACATGTGCGATCCCGATGACCGTACCACAGTGATTCTGTTTGGTGACGGGGCCGGTGCCGCCGTGGTCGGCGCCTCTGAAGAGCCTGGTGTGCTCTCCACTCACATTCACGCCGATGGTCGTCAAGGCCCGCTGCTCAAGGCCGCCGCGCCCGCCCGCAGCAAGACTCCACGTGCCACCAGCAGTGACGAGTACATGTTTATGAAGGGGAACGAGGTGTTCAAGCACGCCGTGACCCGACTGGCGGAAGTGGTCGAGGAGACTCTGGAAGCCAACCAGATGGATCGCAGTGAGATCGACTGGCTGGTGCCCCACAACGCCAACTACCGCATTCTTAAGGCAACCGCCAAGAAGCTGAATATGGGTATGGACCAGGTGGTTCTGACCCTGGCCGAGCACGGCAACACCTCGGCGGCCTCCGTGCCCATCGCCCTGGATGTGGCGGTGCGTGACGGTCGCATCCAGCGTGGCCAGGTGCTGCTGCTGGAAGCCTTTGGCGCCGGTTTTGCCTGGGGCTCTGCCCTGATCCGTTTTTAA
- a CDS encoding TadE family protein: MEFALGAMVLFLTTFAVFEMSRFVYIVNLTETALSESARDTRVFEGERMGQGYGERQDQMFQHDGEMWGSLVDVERYRISRTYYDSLDDLAAGRPSSSCGDRCPLVEVELSYDYQPIYFIGTMGDRTITRRFLSIQEHEGWSDE; encoded by the coding sequence ATCGAGTTCGCCCTGGGCGCCATGGTGCTGTTTCTCACCACCTTTGCCGTGTTCGAGATGAGCCGCTTTGTCTATATCGTCAATCTCACCGAAACCGCCCTGTCCGAGTCAGCCCGGGATACCCGGGTATTCGAGGGGGAGCGGATGGGCCAGGGCTATGGCGAACGTCAGGACCAGATGTTTCAGCATGATGGCGAGATGTGGGGCAGCCTGGTGGATGTTGAGCGCTACCGCATCAGCCGCACCTACTACGACAGCCTGGACGATCTGGCCGCGGGCAGACCCAGCAGCAGTTGCGGCGATCGCTGCCCCCTGGTGGAGGTGGAGCTGAGCTACGACTATCAGCCAATCTACTTCATAGGCACCATGGGAGACCGCACCATTACCCGGCGCTTCCTCTCCATTCAGGAGCATGAGGGGTGGAGCGATGAGTAG
- the yceD gene encoding 23S rRNA accumulation protein YceD gives MQNVQIPVSLDPKRAAQRRLVYEGLLLAKNLKRLIGVSSGDCTDAEVTVECGTDIQGIVYLKGKAVTELTLTCQRCMEPFRQTLAVEFAYSPVTDEAQVEELPDAYEPVELDEHGEVRLHELVEDELLLMVPMMPMHDLADCSRPETEVVVGDLPKESEDERPNPFAVLQKLKSK, from the coding sequence ATGCAGAATGTACAAATTCCGGTTTCGCTCGACCCAAAACGAGCCGCCCAAAGAAGATTGGTGTATGAAGGTCTCCTTCTCGCTAAGAATCTGAAGCGATTGATTGGTGTGAGTTCCGGCGATTGCACTGATGCCGAGGTGACCGTTGAATGCGGCACTGACATCCAGGGGATAGTCTACCTCAAGGGGAAGGCTGTGACGGAGCTCACTCTGACATGTCAGCGTTGTATGGAGCCTTTTCGGCAGACTCTCGCAGTTGAATTCGCATACAGCCCTGTGACCGACGAAGCACAGGTCGAAGAGCTCCCGGATGCTTACGAACCCGTCGAGTTAGATGAACACGGTGAGGTTCGACTTCATGAACTGGTGGAGGATGAGCTGCTGCTGATGGTCCCGATGATGCCTATGCATGATCTGGCCGACTGCAGTCGCCCCGAAACCGAAGTCGTCGTCGGCGACCTGCCCAAAGAGAGTGAAGATGAGCGTCCGAATCCCTTTGCGGTGTTACAAAAGCTTAAGAGTAAGTAA
- a CDS encoding tetratricopeptide repeat protein, whose translation MTFLAACASTGAPSPSVEEQLETTGNYSGLAEHLRGQLASHPNDPVLLLKLAQAYYQSNDLESAQFYLSHLETLGHQSPQQSLLAGKAAADQGEFARALEHYAKAQLQGLSSSELALRQGVAHSQLGQYEAATNAFNTARLRGHDELAVKNNLAMVQMAQGHYHQASQLLEGLYRRHPDNEQVQANLALAWAKGGELEKAHKLLSRIYPDQPVSRVLRQLQALTP comes from the coding sequence ATGACATTTCTTGCAGCCTGTGCATCTACCGGGGCTCCCTCACCTTCAGTTGAAGAGCAACTTGAAACCACAGGCAACTACAGCGGACTGGCTGAGCACCTGCGGGGGCAACTGGCCAGCCATCCCAATGACCCGGTGCTGCTGCTGAAACTGGCCCAGGCCTATTACCAGAGCAACGACCTGGAGTCTGCCCAGTTCTACTTAAGCCACCTTGAGACCCTTGGTCACCAGAGCCCCCAACAGAGCCTGCTGGCGGGCAAAGCCGCCGCCGACCAGGGGGAATTTGCCAGGGCCCTGGAGCATTACGCCAAGGCTCAGCTTCAGGGGCTGAGCAGCAGCGAACTGGCCTTGCGCCAGGGGGTGGCCCACAGCCAGCTGGGTCAGTATGAGGCCGCCACCAACGCCTTTAATACCGCCAGGCTAAGAGGCCACGATGAGCTGGCAGTCAAAAACAATCTGGCCATGGTGCAGATGGCCCAGGGACATTATCACCAGGCCAGTCAGTTGCTGGAGGGGCTCTATCGCCGTCACCCGGACAACGAGCAGGTGCAGGCCAACCTGGCCCTGGCCTGGGCCAAGGGGGGTGAACTGGAGAAGGCCCACAAACTGCTGAGCCGCATCTATCCGGACCAGCCCGTCTCCCGGGTCCTCCGACAGCTGCAGGCGCTCACCCCATGA
- a CDS encoding TadE/TadG family type IV pilus assembly protein, producing the protein MKRLSPKIQRGVAAIYLAFLLAPMFSMVFLAVEGTRYIQKKNRLADATEAASMAVSMANRNVPGPGGETPAEFRKRLATAYINAYMRHTVEIDDLQILKTEGEELIGGEAAEYIQYQVSATTKHNSWFGNTGNIIPSFQSQEKVANRAMAKSYPIKRERNIDLVFVADFSGSMNRSWNSYKSKIQVLKEEINAITADLLSDQAKADGFDHRIGFVPFNMRTIEQINGDYRCVSQLDYKNANNTGVEVGHESIDWRAWSSHSYRDIRYCAEGYSYSDYCHNRPRSEARSMLKVFEAARQETGVDNPYYLDPYSFIAFQGTVNKLFDDKRRFAKRHPSQYHTPYGWGLCETEFKTLPLAKTPPSINGMRSNGYTAVYQGLLRGAQILADGIPGSGANETVVEEYKRRAKMIIILSDGSEQPFQSTFGKLVDKGLCTAIREKFKGGEVPLYIGVLGIKYSATSQQAFERCANEVIDVNNSGDLKRKIEELIAKGARTDGISRLYYRHSG; encoded by the coding sequence GTGAAAAGGTTAAGCCCTAAAATTCAGCGAGGCGTCGCCGCCATCTACCTGGCCTTCCTGTTGGCCCCCATGTTCAGCATGGTGTTTCTGGCGGTCGAGGGCACCCGCTATATCCAAAAGAAAAACCGTCTGGCCGACGCCACCGAAGCTGCCTCCATGGCGGTCTCCATGGCCAACCGCAATGTTCCCGGCCCAGGGGGAGAGACCCCGGCTGAGTTTCGTAAACGGCTGGCAACCGCCTACATCAACGCCTATATGCGCCATACGGTGGAGATCGACGACCTGCAGATACTCAAGACCGAGGGGGAGGAGTTGATAGGCGGCGAAGCGGCGGAATACATCCAGTACCAGGTCAGTGCCACCACCAAGCACAACTCCTGGTTTGGCAATACAGGCAACATCATCCCCAGCTTCCAGTCCCAGGAGAAGGTGGCCAACCGAGCCATGGCCAAGAGCTACCCCATCAAGCGGGAGCGTAATATCGACCTGGTGTTTGTGGCGGACTTCTCCGGCTCCATGAATCGCAGCTGGAACAGCTACAAATCCAAAATTCAGGTGCTCAAAGAGGAGATCAACGCCATTACCGCTGACCTGCTCTCCGACCAGGCCAAGGCGGACGGCTTCGATCACCGCATCGGCTTTGTCCCCTTCAACATGCGCACCATCGAGCAGATAAACGGCGATTATCGCTGTGTGTCTCAGCTGGACTACAAAAACGCCAACAATACCGGTGTGGAAGTGGGCCATGAGAGCATCGACTGGCGAGCCTGGAGTAGCCACAGCTATAGGGACATTAGATACTGTGCCGAGGGATACAGCTACAGCGATTATTGCCACAACCGCCCTCGCAGCGAAGCGCGCTCCATGCTCAAGGTGTTTGAAGCCGCCCGTCAGGAAACCGGGGTAGACAACCCCTACTATCTTGACCCCTACAGCTTCATCGCCTTCCAGGGGACGGTCAACAAGCTGTTTGATGACAAGCGCCGGTTTGCCAAGCGCCATCCCAGCCAGTACCACACCCCCTATGGCTGGGGCCTGTGCGAAACCGAATTCAAAACCCTGCCCCTGGCAAAAACCCCGCCCAGCATCAACGGCATGAGGTCCAATGGCTACACCGCGGTGTATCAGGGGCTGCTGCGCGGCGCCCAGATCCTGGCCGATGGCATCCCAGGCAGCGGCGCCAACGAAACCGTGGTGGAGGAATACAAGCGCCGGGCCAAGATGATCATCATCCTCAGCGACGGTTCGGAGCAACCTTTCCAAAGCACCTTCGGCAAGCTGGTGGACAAGGGGCTGTGCACCGCCATCCGGGAGAAGTTCAAGGGGGGAGAGGTTCCCCTCTACATCGGGGTGCTGGGGATCAAATACAGCGCCACCAGCCAGCAGGCCTTTGAACGCTGCGCCAATGAGGTGATCGACGTGAATAACTCCGGTGACCTCAAAAGAAAGATCGAAGAGCTGATCGCCAAGGGCGCCCGCACCGATGGCATCAGCCGACTCTACTACCGACACTCAGGATAG
- the fabD gene encoding ACP S-malonyltransferase, which translates to MSKFAFVFPGQGSQAVGMLSEIAAENPVIEQTFAEASEVLGYDLWQLVSQGPAEDLNQTQRTQPALLTASVALYRAYQAAGGQAPAAMAGHSLGEYSALVCAGVIDFKDAVKLVELRGLAMQDAVPAGTGAMYAIIGLADDAIATACEQAAQGQVVSPVNYNSPGQVVIAGEKAAVERAGELCKEAGAKRALPLPVSVPSHCALMKPAAEKLADALAKLELNAPAIPVLNNVDVAAADDVDAIRDALVRQLYSPVRWTETINAMAEMGIETTFECGPGKVLTGLAKRINKTIAAAALNDSATLAAAL; encoded by the coding sequence ATGTCCAAGTTTGCTTTTGTATTTCCCGGCCAGGGCAGCCAGGCCGTAGGGATGCTGTCCGAGATCGCCGCCGAGAATCCGGTGATTGAACAGACCTTTGCCGAAGCCTCCGAAGTACTGGGTTACGACCTGTGGCAACTGGTGAGTCAGGGCCCGGCCGAGGACCTGAATCAGACCCAGCGTACCCAGCCTGCACTGCTGACCGCCAGTGTGGCGCTCTACCGTGCCTACCAGGCTGCCGGTGGCCAGGCGCCTGCCGCCATGGCTGGCCACAGCCTGGGTGAGTACTCCGCCCTGGTGTGTGCCGGTGTGATCGACTTTAAAGACGCAGTGAAACTGGTTGAGCTGCGTGGCCTGGCGATGCAGGATGCGGTTCCTGCCGGTACCGGTGCCATGTACGCCATCATCGGCCTGGCCGATGACGCCATCGCCACCGCCTGTGAGCAGGCGGCTCAGGGGCAGGTGGTGTCTCCGGTGAACTACAACAGCCCGGGTCAGGTGGTGATCGCCGGCGAAAAAGCCGCCGTTGAGCGTGCCGGTGAGCTGTGCAAAGAGGCTGGCGCCAAGCGTGCCCTGCCACTGCCAGTGAGCGTGCCTTCCCACTGCGCCCTGATGAAGCCTGCTGCCGAGAAGCTGGCGGATGCCCTGGCCAAGCTGGAGCTGAACGCCCCAGCCATTCCTGTACTGAACAACGTGGATGTGGCGGCTGCCGACGATGTGGACGCCATCCGTGATGCCCTGGTGCGTCAGCTGTACAGCCCGGTTCGCTGGACCGAGACCATCAACGCCATGGCAGAGATGGGAATTGAGACTACCTTTGAGTGTGGTCCCGGCAAAGTGCTCACCGGCCTGGCCAAACGAATTAACAAGACGATCGCTGCAGCGGCGCTGAACGACTCGGCGACCCTGGCGGCGGCCCTATAA